The Chryseobacterium shigense genome segment GAGTTTGATAAGTCTATCGAGTTGTTAAATTCCATATTATTTAATAGCAAATCTTCAGTAAAAACAAAACCTACAAAATCATATTTCCAGAATATTTTATCCGTATCTTTAAAAACCAATGAAATAGTTGAAAGTAATTTTTCAAAATATGTTTCGAATGAATTTTTTGATTTGAATTCTTTGTCTCTACTATGAAAAATACAATACCCCTCATTATCAAGAGGTAATTCAAGGAACTGTGGCTTACTTTTATCAGAGTAATAACAAGTTTTCCCATCGTTATTTCTTCCTTTATTTTTGTATATATAGTTGCACATCTTCGTTCTTAGAGTTATGATTTTTATTCTTAATAACAAATATACTTCTTATTATATATCCTTCAAGTTATTCTAATTAAATATTTTCACGCATAAAAATACTACAAAGTTTAATCATTTTACCAGTGAAAAATTACTCAGGGCTTAGTAACTAGCCTATAAAGAATAATGTAAGGTTCAATCTGCACCTGTAAAAAATAATTTAAGGTTACACTTCCAAGCCTATAAAGAATAATACAAGGTTCAATTTGTAAACTATAAAAAGTAACATAGGGTTTTGCTTCCAACCTATAAAGAATAATGCAAGATTAAACTATCAAGCTATAAAAAATAATGTAGGGTTCAGCCGCTTAACTATAAAGAATAATATATGGATTAATGCTCAACCTATAAAAAATACTGTAGGGTACAAACCACTTACCAGTAAAAAATACTTTAAGGTACAAGTAATAACCTATAAAAAATAATGTCGGGTTTAATCGTCAACCTATAAAAAATACTACAAGGTTAATTACCAAGCTGTAAAAATTAATGTAAGGTTCAAACTGCCCACCTATAAAAAATACTACAAGGTTAAGCCACTTACCAGTAAAAAATACTTTAAGGTACAAGTAATAACCTATAAAGAATAATGTAGGGTTTAATCGTCAACCTATAAAAAATACTACAAGGTTAACTACCAAGCTGTAAAAATTAATGTAAGGTTCAAACTGCCCACCTGTAAAGAATAATGCAAGGTTAAGCCACTAACCCATAAAAAATAATATAGGGTTCAACTGCTGACCTATAAAAAATAATGCAGGGTATTCATTTCCTATTCCAAAAATCAGATTTCCAAAAATAAATACTGATAATCAACAACTTATTAAAATCAGGGTAACTTCATTATCCACTTTTCAGAACTCTGAAAAAATCAGCCCATTTATTAAGCAAGATGTGTCTTTGTATATACAAACTTTTCAAGTTTTATATCCAAAGACCCTCTTGCCTTTTTTGCAAAAAGGGGAAAAAACTGCGGAACTTGTTTTTTTAGATAAATCAGGTATAAGAATCCAAATTAGTACAATTTATTCTTTTTTAATCCACGCCTATTCCAAACTAATCCAGACTAGTCTTATTCAGTCCAACGTCCTTGAATACTATTGTTTTCACGAGTTTGATGTTCCAATTTTGCAGAGGAAATTTTAATCAAAAAAACAATGAAAACAATGATTTATTTTTTTCTGCCATTTATCGGAATGTCTGTTCAAGGACAGGTGGGCATCAACACTCAAACGCCTGAAACTACTTTGGAAGTGGTAGGAAAACCAAATGACACCAATCATTTTGATGGAATCATTCCTCCCCGCATTACAGGAAATCAATTAGCAACAAAAACATATTCAATTGCTAAAAAAGGAGCTGTTGTTTTTGCCACAACTTCCGCTTCCAATTTATCGGGTCAGGTCAAAAATATTACCGAAGCCGCACCCTATTATTTTGACGGGAATTTATGGCAACCATTTTCAAAAGAGATAGCTCCTATTGAATATCAGATTATTTTATCATTTGATCCAAATAGTACAACTGCACTTACCGCAACTTCCACTTGGTCTGCACCTGTTAATTATTCTGGAAACACGAATGCTTATTTGACATCTACAAAAACGTATACTATTGGAACTAAAAATTTTGGAGGATTGAAAGGAGGTGTTTTATTTAGAAAAGTTCAAGGAATTGTAAATGTGAGATTTCAAATATATCGATCAAGTGATTCATCACCAATTTCGGGGAATGCCTTTATGAATATATCAAATATTTACAGTGATATAGGATATATTCCTAATCAGATTGTTTTACTGCATACTGAAAATTCAAGCCAATTTTTTCCTGCATTGCTTGAAAACTATGCCATCCAAATTCCTCAGACATCTTTATCTGCAATGTCTACATCATACTATACCTACGGAGAAGTTCAAGGATATTCTAACAGGATTAAACCTTTTTTACCATAACCATAATTGTTAAATAAAATGAATTGCAATGATGATATTACTTATAAATGATAGAAAATAAAATGACTTATCCTAAATGAACAAATGGAGAACGACGGAAAAGAAGGGCTGATTCTCATAAGAATTCAAAAAAACCGAAAGGAACACTGGAAAAAAATCTGTTTAGAAAAACAAATTTCCTTAACCAATTTAATCATTGATTCGGTAGAAAACAGAATGATGGATAATGAGAGAAAAAAAGTATTAGCGTTCATTGAAAAACAAGACAACATCTTTGTAAAAATCGAAACCAATATCAATCAGATTGCAAAAATGGTGAATGGTCAAAAGTTCATTTCAGAGAATGAATTACAGAAATTCTCTAACCAGCTTACTGAAATCGCAAAGTTGAAAGCCCAGCAGAATGAAGTTTTTATCAACATCTATTCAATGCTTGGAAAATGATTGTGAAATTGATGAAACCCGCAAGTTCTAATTTCCCTGGAATACAGTACAACGATAAAAAAATAGATAAAGGAAAAGGCGAACTGATGCTGATGAAAAATTTCCCTTCATTCATCAACGAATCGAGCAGCAAGGAAGAAGTAAAGTCCTACTTGGCTTCAGTTTCTAAAAACGAAAAGGTAAAAAAGCCACAATTCCACGCTGCTTTATCCACAAAGTTCAGGGAACATTCCAAAGAAGAGCTTACGAAAATCGCTGAAAACTTTATGGATGAAATGGGTTATGGGAATCAGCCGTTCATCGTGGTTTTTCACAACGACACTGAAAACAATCACGTCCATATTGTTTCAACAAGAGTCGATAAACAGACTGGGAAAAAGATTAACGACAGTTACGAAAAGCTGAAATCACAGAGAGCTTTAGCCAAAGTAATGGAAAAAATATACGGAATAAGCAATGTAGAAAATATTAATAAGCTTCTGAGTTACCGGATCAGTTCTTTAAAACAATTGGAACTTTTACTAGAAAGAAATGGATTCCGGTTAGCTCAGAACAAAGAAGATGAAACCCAATTGGATATTCTCAAAAACGGAGTTCGAGAAAAAACCTTTTCTGGAAATCAGATCGTTTTTGACAACAAAAAGAATGAAAACAGAACAAAACAGATTAAAGCGATCCTGTCAAAATACAAAGACCTATTTTCCAACAAGGTTTTTAAAGTTCAGGATTTTAGAAAACAGGAAGCAATGCTTCCAGAAGAAAAACAGAATGAAGAAACCGAGCCGAAAATCGAATTTGAAAGTGAGCTACAGAAAAAGCTGAAAGACACCTTTGGAATTGATGTGGTTTTCCATCAAGTCGATAAAAAATATCAAAGCGAAGGGAAATTGGAGGGCGAACTCCGCCCTTTCGGATATTCTTTGATTGATAACAGAACTGGAACGATGTACAAAGGAAGTGAGATTATGAAAATGAATGAATTATTTGAATTCACTTCCGTGATGATGGACAAAAGGCTCTTTGAGCGATTGAAAGATTTTAACATTCCAAACAAAGAAACTAAATCTGTTCTCATAAATTATTTAAAATATAAATATCCCGAAAGTGAACTGTATGACTTTATGCTTTTCGAGAACAAAAAATTTAAAAATAAGGAAATATTCAGTGCTGTCAGAGATGACGTGAAAGAATATCTCAAAACCCAAAATAACGATGATGTAAGCATCATAAAATTAGAGGACGGAAAATATTACATCATTCATTCCAAGCTCCACTACATCGGAGAATTGGAAACATTAATTGGAGAAAAACAGTTTCAAAACTTTTTAAACCCAGTTGTGAAGGCTGAAAACAAAAAAGAATATGGTTTGGAAAAGGTCATTGATGATTTCCTGTTTGATATGATGAAATCTTCAGCAACAGCGAAAGATCCAGCCGAAGAGGAACTCAAAAAACGTAGAAAAAAGAAAAGATAAAGTTGATGATTGTCGGTTAATAGTTGATAGAAAAATCAGCTTACACATTTTCAAACCGACAACAGGCAACCATCAACCGACAACTAAAAACTAAAGGTATGATTATCACATTTGCCACCCAAAAAGGAGGAGCCGGAAAAACCACGCTGGCAATTGCTTTTGCGAATTATATTTCGGAAAGATCCGACAGAAAGATCAATGTTTTTGACTTTGATTATCAGAAATCCTTTTACAACAAATGGAAAGAAGATGAACTTTTAGAATTGCCAAAACTGTATGAAGTAGAAATTGCAGGAGAAGGCGAGCGTCTTTTTTCAGATTTTGAACAGTTGATTGATTTGAAGGAAAGCAAAGATGTGAATGTCTTTGACTTAGCAGGAACGCTCGATGAAAAATACAGTGATTTGCTGATCTACAGCGATGTGATTATCATTCCATTTGAATATTCCGATGTATCGGTAAAATCCACATTGGTTTTCAAAAATGTTCTCGGAATGCTTGAAAGTGAAGCAGAACGAATTTTTATCCGCTCCAAATACGACAAAGGGTACAAATATCTCAATCAGAAAGAAATGGATGCCGAGATTTCAAAATACGGAGTGATGGTAGAAAGCCCGGTATACAAAAGAAATTGCTTACAAACCATTGATACCAGAAAACTGACTTATGAACAGAGATATGCCGTGAAGAATCCTTTTAATGAAATCATAGAATATATAAATGAAACCTTGAAATCGGAAATATAAATATCAAAATAATATGTTAAATACCGACAACTATCAACCATCAACTGACAACTAAAACAAAAAATAATGATAAAATTCTCACTCCTGCTTTTAACAGCTTACCTACTTTATTATGCAGGAAATATCATCTACGACCTTTTTCTCAAAAAAGAAATCACCACCCATCAGGAAGAATCAGAGTTCTTTTCTCTTTCAGATTTTACTAATGAAAAAGAGAATCCGGCAATGGTAGGCATCGAAGATGTTGAAACCCTCAATATGCCGAAATCTTTCAACAAAAAAGAAATTATACCGCAGCGCTCCTCACAAAATGAAGAAAGGCTGAGTCTGGAAGAACTAAGAAAGCGTTTCGAATCTGAGCAAGATTTGGACAATCTTCTTGAAGTGCAACCCGAAAAGAAAAAAGAAGCCCCAAAAGCAAAAGATAACGGATGGCAAAATATTCTTAACCTTTCGGAAACGATGGTTCAGCTGGTTTCCAATATAGACGGACACAAGGTATACCATTCAACAATGTAACTTAAAATCAATTCATATTTAACCTAAACTTTAATTTTTTATTATGATTAAAAACTTTTTCAAAAAAACCGTAACCACAAAAAAAGCACTGACTCTTGCTTTAGTAATGATGGCACTAACTCCAATCTTTGCTCAGGGAGGGGCCACCGCAATCTCGAATGCAGCCAGCGACATTAGGGATTATTGGGATCCCATCAAACTGATTTTAAAAGCAGTCGGAGGATTGGTCGGCTTTATCGGAGGATTGAGAGTCTATAACAAATGGACGAATGGCGACCAAGATGTCAACAAAGAAATCCTTGGGTATGGAGGAGCAATGATTTTCTTGATTGTCGTTCCGGAATTCGTAACAGCATTCTTTGCCTAATATGGGATTCTACCTTTACAAGGGGCTTAAAAAACCCCTTGTATTTTTTGGACTCAAAGGCAAGTACATCTTTTATGCAGTTGGTGTTATTGGAAGTGGAGTCATTGCCGCTTTGATACTTTCAAAGTTTGGTTTACTCGGTTCTCTACTCGGCCTCGCAATCACAGCGGGAGGAGTTTATCTCATCTTCAAAAGGCAGGATAAATACGGACTGTATGATAAAACAAAAAATTCCGATCAGGTTTTAATTTTCCCAAAAAAAGTACATAATAAAAAAATATTGAAAAATACAATAGCTGAAGTTTTAATAAATAATGAGAAAAAAATAACTTCAAATGAAATCGCCATTAACAATTGGGCGATAACATATGGCAATTAAAAACAATAAAAGCTAGATATGAAATCAAAAAAGCAGGCATTTAGCATCCCATTTATTGGCTACGATTATGGAAAAGATTTCAATTGGGATTTTGATGTTCTTTTCGGTCAGTATGGTAATCCTATCATTGGGATTAGGATAAAAAATATGGTTGAGCAATATTCAGCCGATCCCGACAATTATCTGAATTTTCATACGATTTTAAATCAGGTTGTATCAATTATTGGCGAAGGAAGAATTGTTCAAAAACTTGATATTTTCAGTAAGAAAAAATATACCGCAGAGCCATCCAATCAGTTTCTTCAACAGAAATACTCCGAACATTTTGACGGCAGGCTTTTCAAAACCATTGAAACGGTATTGTTCTTCACCGATATTATTGATGACAAACTGAAAAAGAAGAACAAGCAGTATCAGTTCTCTGAAAAAAGCTACAAAGAGCTTCGGGACAAGTGTCAAAAAGTATGGATGCTTTTGAAACAGAGCGATTGTGAACCCCAGTTTTTATTCGAAAAAGATTTTGAATATTATATATCAGGTGTTTTGTCAATGAAGTTTACCGATGTGCCAACATTTGACAATATCAAAAGTACCAATGAGTATTTACAAATTGGAAACCGTTTCGTCAAAAATATCTCTTACGTAGATGTAGAAAACATTGATCTGCCTTCGGAGATTGAACCTTATTCGTTTCTTGGAGGAAACGGAGCCGCTGCAGAAACAGCGGTAGATAATTTTACATTTATCAATGAACTGGAAGATTACGAAACGATTATTTATAATCAGGTTATTACGATTCCACCGCAAGCTCAGCAACAGAGAGAACTCGACAAAAAGAAGAAAAAGCACGAAGGGGCTGCCAACAATTCGCCTTCCAATGCCATTATTGCCGAAGAAATTCAGACGTTACTTCACAATATCGCTATTGATGGACAATTGGTGGTGAATGCCCATTTTTCCCTAATATTTTCAACAAACACTCTGGAAGAAATGGAAGGGACACAGTCCCTTATTGAAAATAAGCTGTTTACCAAAGGGATTATCGTTTCCAAAAATGCGTATAACCAGCTTGAACTCTTTCGTTCAGCCATTCCAGGTAACGGAACCGAATTGAGAGAGTATGATTTATTTATGACGACAAGCGAAGCAGCCTTGTGTTTTTTTTTTAAAGAAAGTTACCCCTTGAGTGAAGAATCCAACTTTTATTTACGATTTACCGACAGACAAGGTGTTCCGCTAAAAGTGGATCCTTCAGATTTACCAATGAAAACTGGAAGAATTAATAACCGAAATAAGTTTGTTCTTGGACCCAGTGGCTCAGGCAAGAGTTTTCTAATGAACAACATTATCGAACAGTATCTTACCTACAATTATGATGTTGTGATTGTAGATACAGGAGATTCTTACTCGGGAACGTGTAAATATAAGGGAGGAAGGTACATCCAATATACTGAAGAAAAACCCATTACAATGAATCCTTTTCTGATGGATAAAATAGAGTTCAATATTGAGAAAATAGAGTTTTTGACCAACTTGATTTTCCTGATTTGGCAAGGTCCCGATGCTGCAATGTCATCTGCTCAGAAATCCATATTAGATAATGTATTAATGTCTTATTATCACCAGTATTTCAACTCAGGAACTGTGTGGTATGAAAATAAAAATTCTGAAGAACTTATTTTATATCTGGGTAAGTACAACATTCACGAAGAGGATATTTTCGAAGAATACGAGAACGATACCAAAGAACAACGTACCTATTATGATATTCTGGGTATTGCATTCGATGCTGAATCAGATGAGATAAAGGAAGCCTTCCGAAAATTGGCTATTGAGTATCATCCTGATAAAAACATCAATAATCCCGATTATGACAGCGAAAAATTTTACAAGGTCTATGAAGCCTATGAAACCTTACATGACGAAGAAAAACGAAAAATATACAACGAAACACAGCTGATTCTCATTAAATCCAATGAGATTATCAGGCAACC includes the following:
- a CDS encoding plasmid mobilization relaxosome protein MobC, which gives rise to MENDGKEGLILIRIQKNRKEHWKKICLEKQISLTNLIIDSVENRMMDNERKKVLAFIEKQDNIFVKIETNINQIAKMVNGQKFISENELQKFSNQLTEIAKLKAQQNEVFINIYSMLGK
- a CDS encoding relaxase/mobilization nuclease domain-containing protein, translated to MIVKLMKPASSNFPGIQYNDKKIDKGKGELMLMKNFPSFINESSSKEEVKSYLASVSKNEKVKKPQFHAALSTKFREHSKEELTKIAENFMDEMGYGNQPFIVVFHNDTENNHVHIVSTRVDKQTGKKINDSYEKLKSQRALAKVMEKIYGISNVENINKLLSYRISSLKQLELLLERNGFRLAQNKEDETQLDILKNGVREKTFSGNQIVFDNKKNENRTKQIKAILSKYKDLFSNKVFKVQDFRKQEAMLPEEKQNEETEPKIEFESELQKKLKDTFGIDVVFHQVDKKYQSEGKLEGELRPFGYSLIDNRTGTMYKGSEIMKMNELFEFTSVMMDKRLFERLKDFNIPNKETKSVLINYLKYKYPESELYDFMLFENKKFKNKEIFSAVRDDVKEYLKTQNNDDVSIIKLEDGKYYIIHSKLHYIGELETLIGEKQFQNFLNPVVKAENKKEYGLEKVIDDFLFDMMKSSATAKDPAEEELKKRRKKKR
- a CDS encoding ParA family protein, producing MIITFATQKGGAGKTTLAIAFANYISERSDRKINVFDFDYQKSFYNKWKEDELLELPKLYEVEIAGEGERLFSDFEQLIDLKESKDVNVFDLAGTLDEKYSDLLIYSDVIIIPFEYSDVSVKSTLVFKNVLGMLESEAERIFIRSKYDKGYKYLNQKEMDAEISKYGVMVESPVYKRNCLQTIDTRKLTYEQRYAVKNPFNEIIEYINETLKSEI
- a CDS encoding DUF4134 domain-containing protein, with product MIKNFFKKTVTTKKALTLALVMMALTPIFAQGGATAISNAASDIRDYWDPIKLILKAVGGLVGFIGGLRVYNKWTNGDQDVNKEILGYGGAMIFLIVVPEFVTAFFA
- a CDS encoding DUF4133 domain-containing protein, with the protein product MGFYLYKGLKKPLVFFGLKGKYIFYAVGVIGSGVIAALILSKFGLLGSLLGLAITAGGVYLIFKRQDKYGLYDKTKNSDQVLIFPKKVHNKKILKNTIAEVLINNEKKITSNEIAINNWAITYGN
- a CDS encoding TraG family conjugative transposon ATPase; its protein translation is MKSKKQAFSIPFIGYDYGKDFNWDFDVLFGQYGNPIIGIRIKNMVEQYSADPDNYLNFHTILNQVVSIIGEGRIVQKLDIFSKKKYTAEPSNQFLQQKYSEHFDGRLFKTIETVLFFTDIIDDKLKKKNKQYQFSEKSYKELRDKCQKVWMLLKQSDCEPQFLFEKDFEYYISGVLSMKFTDVPTFDNIKSTNEYLQIGNRFVKNISYVDVENIDLPSEIEPYSFLGGNGAAAETAVDNFTFINELEDYETIIYNQVITIPPQAQQQRELDKKKKKHEGAANNSPSNAIIAEEIQTLLHNIAIDGQLVVNAHFSLIFSTNTLEEMEGTQSLIENKLFTKGIIVSKNAYNQLELFRSAIPGNGTELREYDLFMTTSEAALCFFFKESYPLSEESNFYLRFTDRQGVPLKVDPSDLPMKTGRINNRNKFVLGPSGSGKSFLMNNIIEQYLTYNYDVVIVDTGDSYSGTCKYKGGRYIQYTEEKPITMNPFLMDKIEFNIEKIEFLTNLIFLIWQGPDAAMSSAQKSILDNVLMSYYHQYFNSGTVWYENKNSEELILYLGKYNIHEEDIFEEYENDTKEQRTYYDILGIAFDAESDEIKEAFRKLAIEYHPDKNINNPDYDSEKFYKVYEAYETLHDEEKRKIYNETQLILIKSNEIIRQPKTAEEWNESFRKAIIKKIKQIEETLETKELSFNGFYEYCDKFLPLYLNNKKHRITEKEFNLRTFLFVLKDFYKGGRYGTTLNNKGDESLFDESFIVFEIDNVKDNPKLFPIVTLIIMDTFIQKMRLRKDRRKALIIEEAWKAIASKLMGGYILYLYKTVRKFWGEAVVVTQELDDIIGNAVVKDSIINNSDTFILLDQTKFKDNFDRIAALLSLNKVEQNKIFTINNLNNKFGRSRFKEFYLKRGSKGEVYGNEVSLEQYLTYTTEKPEKSAVEYYVQKYGSYDEALVKIVDDVKNFGDDMGSIISLINLYQKPLDQKVFKFYHKFKNKHKGQNIFKNLQNELEMNEQTLEEYIGNAVFSNFS